One Rhizobium rhododendri DNA segment encodes these proteins:
- a CDS encoding cupin domain-containing protein, with protein sequence MNKMDKPAAHDGQTFAPSQLGVRLRLARQTLGMTLKALSTAADCSESLLSKIENGKASPSLPMLHRLVGVLGTNIGWMFEEADGDEGIIFRAGDRPLIALDPLRRGEGISLERVIPYSAGHLLQCNIHHIEAGGESAGPIQHAGEEVGYLLAGEIELMVGERTFRLAQGDSFVFKSEMPHWYRNVGSERASIFWVNTPATF encoded by the coding sequence ATGAACAAGATGGACAAACCGGCAGCCCACGACGGCCAGACCTTCGCGCCTTCGCAACTCGGCGTGCGGCTGCGGCTGGCGCGGCAGACATTGGGAATGACGCTGAAGGCGCTGTCGACAGCTGCGGACTGCTCGGAAAGCCTGTTGTCGAAGATCGAGAACGGCAAGGCGTCGCCATCGTTGCCGATGCTGCACCGGCTGGTGGGCGTGCTGGGCACCAATATCGGCTGGATGTTCGAGGAAGCCGACGGCGACGAGGGCATCATTTTCCGGGCCGGCGACAGGCCGCTGATCGCGCTCGATCCGCTGCGCCGTGGCGAAGGCATTTCCCTCGAGCGCGTCATCCCCTATTCGGCAGGCCACCTGCTTCAGTGCAACATCCATCACATCGAGGCCGGCGGCGAGAGTGCCGGTCCCATCCAGCATGCGGGCGAGGAAGTCGGATATCTCCTTGCCGGGGAAATCGAGTTGATGGTCGGCGAGCGGACCTTTCGGCTTGCGCAAGGCGATAGTTTCGTCTTCAAATCGGAAATGCCGCACTGGTACCGCAACGTCGGTAGCGAGCGAGCCAGTATTTTCTGGGTCAACACACCGGCGACCTTCTAG
- a CDS encoding glutamine amidotransferase: MPKKKVLLAGESWVSTATHIKGFDQFPTVTYHTGADELLTALKDSDFDVTFMPAHEAQRDFPQTIEALSAYDAIVLSDIGANTLLLHPDTWIHSKPTPNRLRLLRDYVGNGGGLLMFGGYYSFQGINGGARYHNTPIEDVLPVDCLSVDDRVEVPEGFAPAVNGSEDHPILKGLGKDWPILLGFNEVTVKPGAEVLATVSTDYGSLPLLVAGSYGKGRTVAWTSDVGPHWLPQSFIAWSGYKTLFEQMLAWATTKD; encoded by the coding sequence ATGCCCAAGAAGAAGGTTCTTCTCGCCGGCGAATCCTGGGTGTCGACCGCCACCCACATCAAGGGCTTCGACCAGTTCCCGACCGTCACCTACCACACCGGCGCCGACGAGTTGCTGACCGCCCTGAAGGACAGCGATTTCGACGTCACCTTCATGCCGGCCCATGAGGCCCAGCGGGATTTCCCGCAGACCATCGAGGCGCTTTCGGCCTACGATGCCATCGTTCTGTCGGATATCGGCGCCAACACGCTGCTGCTGCATCCCGATACATGGATCCATTCCAAGCCGACCCCAAACCGCCTGCGCCTGCTGCGCGACTACGTCGGCAACGGCGGTGGCCTGCTGATGTTCGGCGGCTACTACAGCTTCCAGGGTATCAATGGCGGCGCCCGCTATCACAATACGCCGATCGAGGATGTGCTGCCGGTCGATTGCCTCTCGGTCGATGACCGCGTCGAGGTACCGGAAGGCTTTGCACCGGCGGTCAACGGTTCAGAGGACCACCCCATCCTCAAGGGTCTCGGCAAGGACTGGCCAATTCTGCTCGGTTTCAACGAAGTTACGGTGAAGCCCGGTGCCGAAGTTTTGGCGACCGTTTCGACGGACTATGGTTCGCTGCCGCTGCTGGTTGCCGGCTCTTACGGCAAGGGTCGGACCGTCGCCTGGACATCGGATGTCGGCCCCCACTGGCTACCGCAGAGCTTCATTGCGTGGAGTGGCTACAAGACGCTGTTCGAGCAGATGCTGGCCTGGGCAACCACCAAGGATTGA
- a CDS encoding ribokinase gives MRVHVVGNVCIDTTFRLGRFARPGETLNADGHSDGIGGKGANQAVAAARTGAPVDFLAATGTDAAARTIREMLSEEFDTALMPALELPTDRSTIMVDASGENIIVSGVTCAEAFDPLLQTGLATSIGDQDIVLLQGNLRADVTIACLKAAKASGATTVFNPSPLAPGSSPDLTAADIVIVNEGEATGISGHADPLEAARNLISRGAGSVVVTLGARGCLVVNRAGGAPQWVEGLRADVVDTSGAGDVFCGCVAGCLAQKIPLGHAVRIATAAAALSVGRTGTMQSCPSQQEMAHLIDMEMETENT, from the coding sequence ATGCGCGTCCACGTCGTCGGCAATGTCTGCATCGACACCACGTTCCGCCTCGGCCGTTTTGCGCGGCCGGGGGAAACGCTGAATGCGGACGGCCATAGCGACGGTATCGGCGGCAAGGGGGCCAACCAGGCGGTCGCGGCCGCCCGGACAGGTGCTCCGGTCGACTTTCTCGCTGCCACCGGCACGGATGCTGCGGCCAGAACTATCCGCGAGATGCTGTCGGAGGAATTCGACACAGCACTGATGCCGGCCCTGGAGCTGCCGACCGACCGCTCGACGATCATGGTCGATGCCAGCGGTGAAAACATCATCGTCAGCGGCGTCACATGCGCTGAGGCGTTTGATCCCCTGCTTCAAACCGGCCTCGCGACCTCGATCGGGGATCAGGATATCGTGCTGTTGCAAGGAAACCTGCGCGCCGATGTCACAATCGCCTGTCTGAAGGCCGCCAAGGCGAGCGGGGCAACGACAGTGTTCAATCCAAGCCCACTCGCACCGGGCAGCAGTCCGGACCTTACGGCGGCCGATATCGTGATTGTCAACGAGGGTGAGGCTACCGGGATTTCGGGGCATGCCGATCCGCTGGAGGCCGCCCGCAACCTCATCTCCCGGGGCGCAGGCTCCGTCGTCGTTACGCTCGGCGCGCGCGGTTGCCTTGTTGTCAACAGGGCGGGCGGTGCGCCGCAGTGGGTCGAGGGACTGCGCGCCGATGTCGTCGATACCAGCGGTGCCGGCGATGTCTTTTGCGGCTGTGTCGCCGGATGTCTTGCGCAAAAGATCCCACTCGGTCATGCCGTCCGCATTGCCACGGCTGCTGCGGCACTGTCCGTCGGCCGCACCGGTACAATGCAGTCCTGCCCCAGCCAGCAGGAGATGGCACACCTTATCGATATGGAAATGGAAACGGAAAACACATGA
- a CDS encoding phosphotriesterase family protein, whose amino-acid sequence MDHLFDTKPAERAEIGVRSGTAMTVLGPVAVDDLGITLMHEHILLDGASTWKCPCHPDEKLIAEQPVNIEIVGELRMNPYMNRDNVSLDDSDLALTELKKFQALGGHTVVEATNIGIGRDPPKLARISRMSGMKIIMGTGFYLQHTHPEWLRAMDVEAVTQFIVNDVGGGETQPEIMAGIIGEVGVSKDFTSEELKSLRASARASRITGLPLTIHLPGWERLAHKVLDVVEEEGADLRHTVLCHMNPSHSDLPYQKSLAERGAFLEYDMIGMDYYYADQDAQSPSDEENARALRSLIDMGFVDRLLLSQDVFLKIMLTRYGGFGYGFILKHFVPRLKRHGVDQASIDRMLVDNPKSVFSAAT is encoded by the coding sequence ATGGATCACCTGTTCGATACAAAGCCCGCCGAGCGCGCCGAAATCGGCGTCCGCTCCGGGACGGCCATGACGGTTCTCGGGCCCGTCGCGGTGGACGACCTCGGAATCACGCTGATGCACGAGCACATCCTGCTCGATGGCGCCAGCACCTGGAAATGCCCGTGTCATCCCGACGAAAAGCTGATCGCCGAGCAACCGGTCAACATCGAGATCGTCGGCGAGCTCAGGATGAACCCCTACATGAACCGCGACAACGTCTCGCTCGACGACAGCGACCTGGCGCTCACGGAACTGAAGAAGTTCCAGGCGCTCGGTGGCCATACCGTCGTCGAGGCGACGAATATCGGCATCGGCCGCGACCCCCCGAAGCTCGCCCGTATATCGCGCATGTCCGGCATGAAGATCATCATGGGCACCGGCTTCTATCTGCAGCATACGCATCCGGAATGGCTGAGGGCGATGGATGTCGAGGCGGTGACCCAGTTCATCGTCAACGATGTCGGCGGTGGCGAGACGCAGCCGGAAATCATGGCCGGCATTATCGGTGAGGTCGGCGTCAGCAAGGACTTCACCTCCGAGGAGCTGAAGTCGCTGCGGGCCTCGGCGCGCGCATCGCGGATCACCGGCCTGCCCCTGACCATCCACCTGCCCGGCTGGGAGCGGCTCGCTCACAAGGTGCTCGACGTCGTCGAGGAGGAAGGGGCCGATCTCAGGCATACCGTGCTCTGTCATATGAACCCCAGTCACAGCGACCTGCCTTACCAGAAGAGCCTCGCCGAGCGCGGCGCCTTCCTGGAATACGACATGATCGGCATGGACTATTACTACGCCGACCAGGATGCACAGTCGCCGTCCGACGAGGAGAATGCCCGCGCTCTGCGCTCGCTGATCGACATGGGTTTCGTCGACCGGCTGCTGCTGTCGCAAGACGTGTTCCTGAAGATCATGCTGACCCGCTATGGCGGGTTCGGATATGGCTTCATCCTCAAGCATTTCGTGCCGCGGCTGAAGCGCCACGGCGTCGATCAGGCCTCCATCGACCGGATGCTGGTCGATAATCCGAAATCGGTTTTTTCCGCGGCCACCTGA
- a CDS encoding alpha-glucosidase/alpha-galactosidase, whose product MSFKIAIIGAGSVGFTKKLFTDILCIPEFHDVEFALTDLSEHNLGMIKAILDRIVESSKLPTRVTATTNRREAIEGARYIISCVRVGGLEAYADDIRIPLKYGIDQCVGDTICAGGILYGQRNIPVILDFCKDIREVAEPGAKFLNYANPMAMNTWAAIEYGKVDTVGLCHGVQHGAEQIAEVLGATSKDELDYICSGINHQTWFVDLRLRGRKIGKDELVAAFEAHPVFSQQEKLRIDVLKRFGVYSTESNGHLSEYLPWYRKRPEEIGKWIDMSDWIHGETGGYLRHSTETRNWFETEFDQILESASAPIDPARRSNEHASHILEALETNRVYRGHFNVKNNGIITNLPSDAIIESPGFVDRFGINMVAGITLPEACAATCIASINVQRMSVHAAVTGDIDLLKLAVLHDPLVGAVSTPEEVWQMVDEMVVAQARWLPQYADAIEPAKERLSRSKVKTGDWKGAATRNVRSIEELRVEKASLKQAS is encoded by the coding sequence ATGAGTTTCAAAATCGCTATTATCGGCGCAGGCAGTGTCGGCTTCACGAAGAAGCTTTTCACCGACATCCTTTGCATTCCAGAGTTCCACGACGTCGAATTCGCTCTCACGGACCTCAGCGAACACAATCTCGGGATGATCAAGGCGATCCTCGATCGCATCGTCGAAAGCAGCAAGCTGCCGACCCGGGTGACCGCCACGACCAATCGTCGCGAGGCGATCGAGGGTGCCCGCTACATCATCAGTTGCGTGCGCGTCGGTGGCCTCGAAGCCTATGCCGACGATATCCGCATCCCTTTGAAATACGGCATCGACCAGTGCGTTGGCGATACGATCTGCGCCGGCGGCATTCTTTACGGCCAGCGCAATATTCCTGTCATACTCGATTTCTGCAAGGATATCCGCGAGGTTGCCGAGCCCGGTGCGAAGTTCCTGAACTACGCCAACCCGATGGCGATGAACACCTGGGCGGCTATCGAATACGGCAAGGTCGACACCGTCGGTCTCTGCCACGGCGTCCAGCACGGCGCGGAACAGATCGCCGAAGTGCTTGGAGCCACGTCCAAGGACGAACTGGACTACATCTGCTCGGGGATCAACCACCAGACCTGGTTCGTCGACCTCAGGCTCAGGGGCCGCAAGATCGGCAAGGACGAATTGGTCGCCGCTTTCGAAGCGCATCCCGTCTTCTCGCAGCAGGAAAAGCTGCGCATCGACGTGCTGAAGCGCTTCGGGGTCTATTCGACCGAGAGCAACGGCCATCTGTCCGAATACCTGCCGTGGTACCGCAAGCGGCCTGAAGAGATCGGCAAGTGGATCGACATGTCGGACTGGATCCACGGCGAGACTGGCGGCTACCTGCGCCACTCGACGGAGACGCGCAACTGGTTCGAAACCGAATTCGATCAGATCCTCGAATCCGCCTCCGCACCGATAGATCCGGCCCGCCGCTCCAACGAGCATGCGAGCCATATCCTCGAAGCGCTGGAGACCAACCGGGTCTATCGCGGCCACTTCAACGTCAAGAACAATGGCATCATTACCAATCTGCCGTCAGATGCGATTATCGAGTCGCCCGGCTTCGTCGATCGCTTCGGCATCAACATGGTGGCCGGCATCACGCTGCCGGAAGCTTGCGCCGCCACCTGCATCGCCTCGATCAACGTCCAGCGGATGTCTGTCCATGCTGCCGTCACCGGCGACATCGACCTTTTGAAGCTGGCCGTCTTGCACGATCCGCTCGTCGGTGCTGTCTCGACGCCGGAAGAGGTCTGGCAGATGGTCGACGAAATGGTGGTCGCCCAGGCGCGCTGGTTGCCGCAATATGCCGATGCCATCGAGCCTGCGAAGGAAAGGCTTTCGCGATCGAAGGTCAAGACAGGCGACTGGAAGGGCGCGGCGACACGCAATGTCCGGTCGATCGAGGAACTGCGCGTAGAAAAGGCCAGCCTGAAACAGGCCAGTTGA
- a CDS encoding ABC transporter permease, producing MANGSIISIALFFLVVCIVFSVATGAFLTAPNLLNVVRQSAPLLIVAAAMTFVITTGGIDLSVGSVLALTSTLSAASLQAGIPWAVVVVLMLALGGFVGALQGFFIAYERIPSFIVTLAGLSVIRGLALLITGGYSIPVDAENPFTALGRAWFLGVPVPALIALVILVVSFIVFNQTPFGRYVTGVGANAEAVRRAGVNTRLTTLLVYVISGTAAAAAGIILAARLGSGSSNAGQGFELDVIAAVVLGGTSLFGGRGTILGTVLGALTVAVIANGLILAHMSPFLTPIVTGSIILIAIWLNFRIFKGAVRSR from the coding sequence ATGGCGAATGGCAGCATCATCTCGATTGCGCTGTTCTTCCTCGTCGTCTGTATCGTCTTCTCGGTTGCAACAGGGGCTTTCCTGACGGCGCCCAATCTGCTCAACGTCGTGCGCCAGTCGGCACCGCTGCTGATCGTCGCCGCTGCCATGACATTCGTCATCACCACGGGTGGCATCGATCTCTCCGTCGGTTCCGTGCTGGCGCTGACATCAACGCTCTCGGCGGCCTCGCTGCAGGCGGGTATTCCGTGGGCTGTGGTCGTGGTGCTGATGCTGGCCCTCGGCGGCTTCGTCGGTGCGCTGCAGGGCTTCTTCATCGCCTATGAGCGCATCCCGTCCTTCATCGTCACGTTGGCCGGCCTCTCGGTCATTCGCGGGCTCGCCCTGCTAATCACCGGCGGCTATTCGATCCCGGTCGATGCGGAAAACCCGTTCACCGCTCTCGGCCGGGCCTGGTTCCTCGGTGTCCCCGTGCCGGCGCTGATCGCTCTCGTCATTCTCGTCGTCAGTTTTATCGTCTTCAACCAGACGCCGTTCGGTCGCTATGTGACCGGCGTCGGGGCCAATGCCGAGGCAGTGCGCCGCGCCGGCGTCAATACCCGCCTGACGACGCTGCTGGTCTACGTCATTTCCGGCACCGCTGCTGCTGCTGCTGGCATCATCCTTGCTGCCCGTCTGGGTTCCGGTTCGTCGAATGCTGGCCAAGGCTTCGAACTGGACGTCATCGCCGCTGTGGTGCTCGGGGGTACCAGCCTGTTCGGCGGTCGCGGCACGATCCTCGGCACCGTGCTCGGCGCCCTCACTGTTGCGGTCATCGCCAACGGCTTGATCCTTGCGCACATGTCTCCCTTCCTGACGCCGATCGTCACCGGCTCCATCATCCTGATCGCCATCTGGCTGAATTTCCGCATCTTCAAGGGTGCGGTGAGGAGCCGCTGA
- a CDS encoding ATP-binding cassette domain-containing protein: MTNADTYRVRMTGISKRYNTIQTLDNVSLNLKPGEVLGLVGDNGAGKSTLSKVLSGAVIPDAGTIEIDGKTVSFASPADSRAARVEMVYQDLSLCDSVDVAGNIFLGREPRRHIAGVPFLDNRKMHDEARDMLERLGIVIADTRLKVENLSGGQRQSIAIGRAASFNPSVLIMDEPTAALAVAEVEAVLELIRTVSARGVSVILITHRLQDLFLVCDRIQVMYEGRNVAERRIEDTSIEEVVNLIVGRKFNARSAGHKDQGIPA; encoded by the coding sequence ATGACCAATGCCGATACCTACCGCGTCAGGATGACCGGTATCTCCAAGCGCTACAACACGATCCAGACTCTCGACAATGTGTCGCTGAACCTGAAGCCGGGAGAAGTCCTCGGTCTCGTCGGCGACAACGGGGCGGGCAAGTCGACCCTGAGCAAGGTACTCTCGGGCGCCGTTATTCCCGACGCTGGCACCATCGAGATAGACGGCAAGACCGTCAGCTTCGCCTCGCCGGCCGATTCCCGTGCTGCACGCGTCGAGATGGTCTACCAGGACCTCTCGCTCTGCGACAGCGTCGACGTTGCCGGTAACATATTCCTCGGTCGCGAGCCGCGGCGACACATCGCCGGCGTCCCGTTCCTCGACAACAGGAAAATGCACGACGAGGCCCGCGACATGCTCGAGCGGCTTGGCATCGTCATTGCCGATACGCGGCTGAAGGTTGAAAATCTCTCCGGCGGGCAGCGCCAGTCGATCGCCATCGGCCGTGCGGCGTCCTTTAATCCTTCGGTGCTGATCATGGACGAACCGACGGCAGCGCTTGCCGTTGCCGAGGTCGAGGCCGTGCTGGAGCTGATCCGCACCGTCAGCGCCCGTGGCGTCAGCGTCATTCTCATCACCCACCGCCTGCAGGACCTGTTCCTCGTCTGCGACCGCATTCAGGTGATGTACGAGGGCCGCAACGTTGCAGAGCGGCGGATCGAGGACACCAGCATCGAAGAGGTCGTCAACCTGATTGTCGGCCGCAAGTTCAACGCCCGCTCCGCCGGCCACAAAGACCAGGGGATCCCGGCATGA
- a CDS encoding substrate-binding domain-containing protein, producing the protein MRFSRYLMACTAAIAVTMAVGSAAASAKTFALVTINQQALFFNQINDGAKAAAKTAGADLVIFNANNVPSAQNDAIENYITQKVDGIILVAIDVNGVKPAVTAAKKAGIPVIAIDAQIPDGDNIAFVGVDNTKAGSDIGKFYADYVKTNMKASAKIGVVGALNSFIQNQRLDGFKKAVTDSGEKVTFLDTVDGQNVQDVALSAAENLMTANPDMTTLYATGEPALLGAVSAVTSQGRTGDIKVFGWDLTKQAIEGIDAGWVAGVIQQDPAGEGKAAVEALDKISKGGSVDKIINVPVTIVTKDNVDKFKDMFK; encoded by the coding sequence ATGCGATTTTCCAGATATCTGATGGCCTGCACGGCAGCCATCGCGGTGACGATGGCCGTCGGTTCGGCCGCAGCCTCCGCCAAGACGTTCGCGCTCGTCACTATCAACCAGCAGGCGCTGTTCTTCAACCAGATCAATGACGGTGCCAAGGCTGCTGCCAAGACCGCCGGTGCCGACCTGGTCATCTTCAACGCCAACAACGTGCCCAGCGCCCAGAACGACGCAATCGAAAATTACATCACCCAGAAGGTCGACGGTATCATTCTCGTCGCTATCGACGTCAACGGCGTCAAGCCGGCCGTCACTGCCGCCAAGAAAGCCGGCATCCCGGTCATCGCCATCGATGCGCAGATCCCGGACGGCGACAACATCGCCTTCGTCGGCGTCGACAACACCAAGGCTGGCAGCGATATCGGCAAGTTCTACGCGGACTATGTCAAGACCAATATGAAGGCGTCGGCGAAGATCGGCGTCGTCGGCGCGCTCAACTCGTTCATCCAGAACCAGCGCCTCGACGGCTTCAAGAAGGCTGTTACCGACAGCGGCGAGAAGGTCACCTTCCTCGACACCGTCGATGGCCAGAATGTCCAGGACGTGGCCTTGAGCGCCGCTGAAAACCTGATGACCGCCAATCCCGACATGACGACGCTCTATGCCACCGGCGAACCGGCCCTGCTCGGCGCCGTTTCGGCCGTCACCAGCCAGGGTCGCACCGGCGACATCAAGGTCTTCGGTTGGGACCTCACCAAGCAGGCGATCGAAGGCATCGATGCCGGTTGGGTTGCGGGCGTGATCCAGCAGGATCCGGCCGGCGAAGGCAAGGCTGCCGTCGAAGCGTTGGACAAGATCTCCAAGGGCGGCTCGGTCGACAAGATCATCAACGTCCCGGTCACCATTGTCACCAAGGACAATGTCGACAAGTTCAAGGACATGTTCAAGTAA
- a CDS encoding BtpA/SgcQ family protein, producing MTAPTNRIGQVADNVLVSLFGKPKAVIGVVHLMPLPGSPRYDGETVEAIYQRGLDDAKAYLHGGCDGVIVENHGDIPFAKPDDIGPETSAYMSVVSDRIRRELGRPIGINVLANASIPALSIASASGAGFVRVNQWANAYVANEGFIEGEAARAMRFRAKLRANGIRIFADAHVKHGAHAIVADRPVEEQVKDLVFFDADAIIATGQRTGHAADLGYIRMIKEAAGLPTLVGSGVTPDNVNDILGIVDGVIVASSLKYDGVWWNPVELSRVQSFITGIRA from the coding sequence ATGACAGCCCCTACGAACCGCATCGGCCAGGTTGCCGACAACGTGCTGGTCTCCCTGTTCGGAAAGCCCAAGGCCGTTATCGGTGTCGTCCATCTGATGCCGCTGCCGGGATCGCCCCGCTACGACGGCGAGACGGTGGAAGCGATCTACCAGCGCGGCCTCGATGACGCAAAAGCCTATCTGCACGGCGGATGCGACGGTGTGATCGTCGAGAACCACGGCGACATTCCCTTTGCCAAGCCGGACGATATCGGCCCGGAAACGTCGGCCTACATGTCTGTGGTTTCCGACCGCATCCGCCGCGAACTCGGCCGACCCATCGGCATCAATGTGCTGGCCAATGCCTCGATCCCGGCGCTGTCGATTGCCAGCGCCTCGGGTGCCGGCTTCGTACGCGTCAATCAATGGGCTAACGCCTATGTCGCCAATGAAGGCTTCATTGAGGGCGAGGCCGCGCGCGCCATGCGGTTTCGCGCCAAATTGCGCGCCAACGGCATCCGTATTTTCGCCGATGCCCATGTCAAGCACGGCGCCCACGCCATCGTTGCCGACCGCCCGGTCGAGGAGCAAGTCAAGGATCTCGTGTTCTTCGACGCCGATGCGATTATCGCCACCGGACAGCGCACGGGCCATGCGGCTGACCTCGGCTACATCAGGATGATCAAGGAGGCGGCCGGCCTGCCGACATTGGTGGGCAGCGGCGTCACGCCCGACAACGTCAACGACATTCTCGGCATCGTCGACGGCGTCATCGTCGCAAGTTCGCTGAAGTATGACGGCGTCTGGTGGAACCCGGTCGAACTGTCGCGCGTCCAGTCATTCATAACGGGCATCAGGGCGTGA
- a CDS encoding ABC transporter substrate-binding protein — MSHFRSISLAAGLALAASVIAMNAHAAEPTIAPVAPTFPAEGKIKYVARDSILEFKALPEYHEPDWVTEKFVKTGKLPPVKDRLPKEPMVYKTGNMTNGIGVYGDTLRHVIGGRPEGWNYGAGQSQGWGGIDIGLSECLTRTAPLFQVEAKDTEPLPNLAKSWEWSPDGHKLTMHLIEGAKWSDGVAFNADDVMFYWDDEVVDPNVSPLNGATPETFGVGTTLKKVDDYTVEWTFKEAFPRQYLFAMAYGTFCPGPSHILKPQHPKYSKNTYDQFKNAFPPEFMNMPVMGAWVPVEYRPDDIIVMRRNPYYWKVDEKGNQLPYLNEAHYKLSTWADRDVQAVAGSGDISNLEQPENFVASLKRAAQPDAPARLAFGPRLTGYNLSMNFSANGWGQPDAREQAIRELNRNLDFRKAVTMALDRKAIGESLVKGPFTAIYPGGLSSGTSFYDRQSTVYYPYDLAAAKAELAKAGLKDTDGDGIVNFPAGTAGGKDVEIVLLVNNDYGTDKSLAEGVIAQMEKLGIRVILNSQTGTKRDDANYAGRFDWMIMRNHTELSSVVQNTEQLAPIGPRTSFHHRSPESGELDLMPFEQQLVDIVRKFITTQDNDERTSLMKQYQKIYTENVNTVGLTEYPGALIINKRFSNIPQGTPIFMFNWAEDAIIRERIFVAADKQGKYELFPQQLPGAPGGKGPID, encoded by the coding sequence ATGAGCCATTTCCGATCCATCAGCCTGGCAGCGGGTCTGGCGCTTGCGGCGTCCGTCATCGCGATGAACGCCCATGCCGCCGAGCCGACAATTGCGCCGGTCGCGCCGACTTTTCCGGCCGAAGGCAAGATCAAGTATGTCGCGCGCGACTCCATCCTCGAATTCAAGGCGCTGCCCGAATATCACGAGCCGGACTGGGTGACGGAAAAGTTCGTCAAGACGGGCAAGCTGCCGCCCGTCAAGGACCGCCTGCCGAAGGAGCCGATGGTCTACAAGACCGGCAACATGACCAACGGCATCGGCGTCTACGGCGATACGCTGCGCCATGTCATCGGCGGTCGGCCGGAGGGCTGGAACTACGGTGCCGGACAGAGCCAGGGCTGGGGCGGCATCGATATCGGCCTGTCCGAGTGCCTGACCCGCACCGCGCCGCTGTTCCAGGTCGAGGCCAAGGATACCGAGCCGCTGCCGAACCTTGCCAAGAGCTGGGAGTGGTCGCCGGATGGCCATAAGCTGACCATGCACCTGATCGAGGGCGCCAAATGGTCCGATGGCGTCGCTTTCAACGCCGACGACGTGATGTTCTACTGGGACGACGAAGTGGTGGACCCCAACGTCTCGCCGCTGAACGGAGCCACGCCCGAGACCTTCGGAGTAGGCACGACGCTCAAGAAGGTCGATGACTATACCGTCGAGTGGACGTTCAAGGAAGCATTCCCGCGGCAATATCTGTTCGCCATGGCCTACGGCACCTTCTGCCCGGGTCCGTCGCATATCTTGAAGCCGCAGCATCCGAAATACTCGAAGAACACCTACGATCAATTCAAGAATGCCTTCCCGCCGGAATTCATGAACATGCCTGTGATGGGCGCCTGGGTGCCGGTCGAATACCGCCCTGACGACATCATCGTCATGCGCCGCAATCCCTATTACTGGAAGGTCGACGAGAAGGGTAACCAGCTGCCCTATCTCAACGAGGCCCACTACAAGCTCTCGACATGGGCGGATCGCGACGTGCAGGCCGTGGCCGGCTCCGGCGATATCTCCAACCTCGAGCAGCCTGAAAATTTCGTTGCCTCGCTGAAGCGTGCCGCGCAGCCTGACGCACCGGCGCGCCTCGCCTTCGGTCCGCGCCTGACGGGCTATAATCTCTCCATGAACTTCTCCGCCAACGGCTGGGGACAGCCGGATGCACGCGAGCAGGCCATCCGCGAACTGAACCGCAATCTCGACTTCCGCAAGGCGGTGACGATGGCGCTCGATCGCAAGGCCATCGGCGAGTCCCTGGTCAAGGGGCCGTTCACGGCGATCTATCCCGGCGGGCTCTCCTCCGGCACCAGCTTTTACGACCGCCAGTCCACGGTTTACTACCCTTATGATCTCGCCGCAGCCAAGGCCGAACTCGCCAAGGCCGGGCTGAAGGATACCGATGGCGACGGCATCGTCAACTTTCCGGCTGGCACTGCAGGCGGCAAGGATGTCGAGATCGTGCTGCTGGTCAACAACGACTACGGCACCGACAAGAGCCTTGCCGAGGGCGTGATAGCCCAGATGGAGAAGCTCGGGATCCGCGTGATCCTCAACTCCCAGACGGGCACCAAGCGCGACGACGCCAATTACGCCGGTCGTTTTGACTGGATGATCATGCGCAATCACACCGAACTGTCTTCGGTGGTCCAGAACACCGAGCAGCTTGCGCCAATCGGCCCACGGACGAGCTTCCATCACCGGTCGCCGGAAAGCGGCGAGCTCGACCTGATGCCCTTCGAGCAGCAGCTCGTCGACATCGTCCGCAAGTTCATCACCACCCAGGACAACGATGAGCGCACCAGCCTGATGAAGCAGTACCAGAAGATCTACACCGAGAACGTCAACACGGTCGGCCTGACCGAGTATCCGGGCGCGCTGATCATCAACAAGCGCTTCTCGAACATCCCTCAGGGAACGCCGATCTTCATGTTCAACTGGGCCGAGGACGCGATCATCCGCGAGCGCATCTTCGTGGCAGCCGACAAGCAGGGCAAATACGAGCTCTTCCCGCAACAACTACCGGGCGCGCCGGGCGGCAAGGGGCCGATAGACTAG